AATCAAAATATGATTACAATCACAACCTGATGAAAGAGATGCCCGCCTGATCTTCCGCTAAGCAATTCTTATCCTCGAATTCTTGTTGTGATAAGATCTATACATGTCTGAAACATATATCGGCTGCAACGGGTTTCATTACGGCGACTGGAAGGGGAATTTCTATCCGTCCGATCTGCCTCAAAGAAAGTGGCTGGACTATTACTGCACGGTTTTGAAAACAGTTGAGCTGAACGTCACGTTCTACAGACTTCCGCTCGCTAGGACCTTTGAAAGAAACTCCTCCTGATTTCGCGTTCTCAGGAAGCTACTGGAGATGCTGAAGAGAGAAAATGAAGAGTGATTCGGGGGCAAAGAAGAAGGTCAGAGGAAGGGACCAACGGGCCGGTTTGAGTAGCATACAAAACAAGATGGCGAGCGACAGCGCCATGGATGGACCTGCCTCTCTCGCAGAACATTTGAGAGACCTGTACTCGGAGATCGAGCCCCTCATCGAGCAGTATACGAGTGCGGTCTGTCCTCAATGCAGGGAGGTCTGTTGCAGACAGAGATTCGCCTTCCCCGATGAAAAGGACCTCCTCTTTCTCAAGATCCTCGGCGCCGGGATTCCCACTTGTGACGTGAGCAGGCCCGATGACGGACCATGTCAGTTCCTCGGAAAGAAAGGCTGCGTCAAACCACGATGGTTGAGGCCCCTTCGCTGCACCTGGTTCTTCTGCGAGCCTCTCCTGAAGGCGATGGGAGAGGGAACGCCGAAGACCTTCCGGAAACTGACCGCGGTGTTGGGTGAGATCGTCAGAATCAGCAGCGAACTGCAGTCCGCTTATCTTCGTTCTGATATAAATCATATCCTCTCCCATCAGACAAGCGGTATCATGAAGCATGAAGATCAATAGGTCCTACGTCAGGAAAATGAGATACGCAATTCAGTGGGCCACGTTCTTCATGGTCACCTATGCCGGATGCCGTTTTCTTTTTTTTGCAAGGGATCTGGGTAATGGGATGCTGCCGTCAGTAAGCCGTCCCTCTTCTGTTGAGGGCTTTATGCCCATCGGCGCTCTTATGTCGCTCAAGCTCTGGCTCGCAGAAGGTATCTTCGATCCCGTGCACCCTGCGGCACTGACGATCTTCATCGGTGCGATCCTCCTCGCCGTGATCCTGAAAAAGTCCTTCTGCAGCTGGATATGTCCTGTGGGAGCACTCTCCGAGGCTGTCTGGAAAGGCGGGGCAAAGCTCTTCGGGAAGAATGTTATCGTTCCCCGGTATATCGACTATCCCCTCAGATCGGTCAAGTACCTCCTGACGGCCTTCTTTGTTTACATCATCGTAGTGAAAATGTCTCCATCGGATATCAGGGGCTTCCTGGATACTCCATACTGGAAAGTCTCTGACATCAAGCTTCTGAAGTTCTTCACCGAGATGTCGCTTACGACCCAGGTGACGCTTCTTTCGCTCTCTGCGCTGTCACTCTTCTACAAGAACTTCTGGTGCAGATATCTCTGTCCCTACGGGGGATTTCTCGGCCTGATGAGCGTGCTGAGCCCTGTCAAGATACGGCGGGACGAGAAGGCCTGCATCCACTGCGGCCTCTGCGCAAAGAACTGTCCTGCCCTTCTTCCCGTCGACAGGAAGGAGACGATCCGCTCGCCCGAATGCACCGGATGTCTCACCTGCGTGAGCTATTGCCCCGCAAAGGGAGCGTTGGATGAGACCGTGATCGGGGGGAGGACCGTCCACCCCTCAGTATATGCCGCCCTCGTTGTGGCCGTCTTCTTCGGTCTTATCCTCCTGTCACACGTAACGGGGCACTGGCACTCGTCGGTCTCGCCGGAAGAACTCCTGAGTCTTGTTCCTGTCGTCGATAACCTGACCCATCCATAGTCCTCTTTTCTTTGCATGTGATAGGAGTTCTTGAGGAACGTAAAGATACCCCAGACATAATTTGTGAACTTCGGTCAACAGCCCTTTGCCTCGAACCCTTCAAAGCGCTGCTCTTCTTCCGTTTTCCACTCCGGAGTGAATCGGTACTCTGACACGATCTCCTTGACAACCATGGTTTGAGAGCGATCCAGGTTTCTCAGCTTCTTCAGGAAGAACCACGACGAGACGAGAAGGGAAGCAAAGCCTGTAATCACCTCGAGAGAATGTCCTCTCCCTATCACATATCCGATGGCTGAACCTGCGAGGAGAGAGACAAAGGGGATTATGAAGGCAAAGAGAAAGCCCTTGACCTGGGTCTCCTGAGAGATGCCGACGGTCACCACGTCTCCGATGGCCGCGCCGGCCGTATTCTTCGCGGTCAGCAGGGACATATGACCTGCTCCTCCGCAAAGCCCGATCCGTCCGGCACCGCATCCCCGGCAGGATTCTCCTCCCTGGAGCATGACGATCGCCATGTTCCCCTCTAAGGTGATCACTCTGCCCGTCTCGGGAATAGAAGATTTCATAAGGACAGGATAATACCAGCGGGGAAATAGCGATATGATTTAAAACATATCTGACAGCCCAGGGGGAAGATCAGAGATTGCCTACGATCTTTCTTGCCCGGTATTCCCGTTCCTTGTGCATCACGAACATGCTGATGATCCTCTTCATGGCACGGGCTCTGCACGGGAATTTCAGGGCAACACTGTAGAGATTGCCCCTGACGTGCTGCGTCCTCACGACTTCGCCGCAGAGAACGACGAGGTCGTCCTGTATGTCACGGAAGCGCATCGTAACCTCCACATAGTCGCTAGGCTGGAAAGGCCTGTTCCAGACAAACTGTATGCCGCCTTCGCTGATATTCACCCTCACTTCCTTCAACGCTTCAACCATCCCATGTCTCTGTGTGCGAAGATGAGTATGGCATCCGAGGCACCCCTTGTGGCGCTCGGGCAGGATGCGGACTGCTAGAGGAACGTAGACATCTATTCTGAAGTATTGCCTCCGGTTCCTCTCGTCTGCTTCAGGCATAATGCCCTCTCCCCTTGCAACATCCCTGTTTACTGAATGATGGCATGGGGAGACAATGTAATCTGCTCCTCAAGGGAGAACCCTCCAGTATGCACCCCTGAAAGGGGTCCGTCGCTTCTTGTTGTCAGCTTCTCTTATACTCACCGCTCTTTCCGCCGCGTTTCTCGATGAGCATGATATCGGATATCTTCATCTCCCTATCAACAGCCTTGCACATATCGTATACCGTTAGGGCAGCAACAGATACTGCTGTTAGTGCCTCCATCTCAACCCCTGTCCTGCCGACGGTCCTCACCGTCGACTCGATATCTACCGCATGCCTTTTTTCGTCAATGGCTATCTCAACAGCAACAGAGGTGATACTGAGGGGATGACACATCGGGATAAGCTCGGCAGTCTTCTTTGCAGCCATCATGCCGGCAATCCTTGCCGTTCCGATCACATCTCCCTTCGGGGCGGCCTTGTCCGCGATCAGCCGCAGGGTGTCGGGCATCATGAAGACGGAACCTCGTGCAACAGCCTCTCTCTGCGTAACGGCTTTTTCTGAGACATCCACCATCCTGGCCTTCCCTTTGTCATCAAGATGGGAGAGCATCTTCATCCTCCTATCCTCGACATGTTTTTCAATGATCCGAAATCATTGCGGACAGGGATATTGTGACCTTCGGGCTTGATTTCCATGGCGAGCCTGAGGAGGCGTTCGATCTCCCTGTCAGACGGCGAGATCCTGAGAGCCGGTTTCAGGTCTATTTCGGTCTCAGAAAAGAGGCAGGGTCTCAGCTTTCCGTCGGCAGTAATACGAAGCCGGTTGCATTCAGCGCAAAAATGATGGGTCAAAGCGCTGATGAAGCCGATGACCCCGGGTGCCCCTTCGAAGCGGAAATACCGTGCCGGCCCCGTCTTTCGCACCTTCACCGGGAAAAGAGGACCTATCCTTCCGACAATGGCCTTTATCTCGGATGTTGAGACGTATCTCTCAGGGTTCCATAAATCCCTCGATCCGATGGGCATGAATTCGATGAACCTCACCTGGTACGGCATCCTGAGGGTAAGGGTGGCAAAATCCTCTACTTCGTCGTCATTGAGGCCCCTGACGGGGACCATATTGATCTTGAGCGGCATCAGCCCCGATCTCTCGGCAGCTTCTATGCCCCTCATGACCTGGACGATCTCTCCGCCCCCCGTCATTTCGCGGTACCGGTCAGGATGAAAGGTATCAAGGCTCACATTCACCCTGCTGAGGCCGGCATCGGCAAGCTCCCGAGCGTACGTCTCAAGGAGGATCCCGTTTGTGGTCAGACTCATATCCTCAATCCCGCCGACAGCCCTCAGGGATGAGACAAGGTGAGTGACATTCTTCCTTGTGAGAGGCTCTCCACCGGTGATCCGTATCTTCCTCACGCCGAGGGTTGCAGCAATACCGACGACCCTTACGATCTCTTCGTAGGTCAGGATATCTTTGTGCTCAAGGAGCCTCACCCCGCTCTGCGGCATACAGTAGACGCATCTCAGGTTGCACCTGTCGGTGATGGATATACGGAGGTAGTCGATGGTCCGGTCGAAACGGTCCTTGAGTTCCATGCTTTCCATTCCTTGCTGACCGCCGGATCAGTACTTCGGTTTTGCCTTGGCCGGTTTCTTATCCGCCTCACTCATTTTCTTCTTTGCCGTCTCGGCTTCCTTTGAATCCGGGTATTTGTCCAGGAGTTTCTGGAATATTACCTTTGCCGTCTTCTTGTCTCCGAGCTCAAGAAAAGACATCCCCTGTTTGAGAAGGGCGCCGGGCATCTTCTTGCTGTTGGGATAGGCCTTGATGAGACTCTCATACGCCAGGATCGCACCCTCAAAGTCCTTCTCGGCGTAGTAGGTCTCTCCTATCCAGAACTGTGCGTTATCGGCGCGTTCATCGTTCGGGAACTTTTTTATGAAAGTGTTGAACTTTTCCCGGGACTCCCTGTATTTCTTCTCTTTGAAGAGATTAAGGGCCGCTTCGTATGTCTTTAGGGAGCCGCCCTCGGAGATCTCGCTCCCTCCGGTCTTGGCACCTCTTCCCGTTTCTTCCCTGTTCTTTTCCCCTTCTTCCTTTGTCCCCTGCGGTTCTGTCGCCCCCTTATCTTCCGCAGCCGAACCGGTCAGTTTGGCGATCTTCTCATTCAACTCCTTCACGCGTGTCTCGAGATTATTAACTTGAGATCGGAGCAACTCTTTTTCCGTAGCGCTCTCCTTCAGGGACTTATCAACAAAAAACTTGTATTCATCAAACCTGCCGCGAAGGACCTGGACGTCCTTCGACATGTCGGAGACCTGGGAATAGAGCGAAGTCTGGCTCTCCCTGATGGCGCCGAAGGACTCCTCCTTTGCAGCTCCCGCAACGAGCTGTTTTACCGTGCTCATGTCCTTACGAAGCTCCGACACCTCCTTCTTCATCTCGAAGGTATCCCTCTTTAACTGATTGACATCACCCCTCATCGCGTCGAGATCCGACGTTGACGCACATCCCGAAAAGAAGAGGAGAGAAAGGGAAGCGAGGATGATTGCAGATCGTTGACTGCAGATTGTCGGTTGGATCCCTGAGATCCGAAATCGGAAACCTGAAATCCCCTTCGACATTCTACTTCTTCCCCTTCATAACGACAAAATGTGCCCTTCTGTTCTTGGCCCAGCAATCCTCCGTATGTTCGTTACAGAGGGGTTTTTCCTTGCCGTAACTTATCGTCTCTATGCGGTTGGCAGGGACTCCGAGTGAAATGAGATAGTCTTTGGTAGCCTTCGCCCTTCTGTCGCCGAGACCGAGGTTATATTCAGACGTCCCTCTTTCGTCGCAATGCCCTTCAACGAGGATCTTCTCCGAAGCGCTTTTGATGAGATGATCCGCGACAGATTTCAGCACAGCTTTTGCATTCTCTTTGATGTCATATTTGTCATAATCGAAATGGATGTCATCGAAGATCCCGGAGACTTCCTCGACCTTCGTCGCGACTTCCTTTGATTCAACCTTTTCCATCTTCTGTTCGGTTATCTTCTCAGGACCCTTTTTTGCTTCTTGCGCTTCCTTTGCCGCCTTCTGCTCAGTCGCCTCCTGCGGCGCCTCAGAAGGCGTTACGACCTTTCTCTGAGCACAACCACTACCGATCATCCCTAGGATTACTGCCAAGACCAGGAATCTCCTCATCGCCAGAACTCCTCCTCTGTAATTTAGTAATTCGGTGACCATCGCGGGCCGAAGGCCCTGACCCCTTTGGGTGTTATTCTCTTTTGAGCCTCTCCGTTGGCCCTCATAACATAAACAGCCCTGTCTCCATCCCTGTCCGACGTAAATACTATAAACCTTCCATCGGGAGAAAAGGAAGGGTCTTCATTATTCCCCCGGTCGGTAAGCTGTGTCAGGTGTGACGAATCGGGGCTGATCGTGAATATCTGGTTCTTGCCTCCCTGCCTTCCCGAAAAGACGATCCTGTCTCCCTTGGGAGACCAGGAAGGCGAGGTGTTATAGGAACCACTGAAGGTGAGCCTCCTGATGTCGTAACCGTCTGTGCCCATGATAAATATCTGCGGGCTTCCCTGTCTGTCAGAAACAAAGGCAATAAGACTTCCGTCAGGTGAAGCAGCGGGCGAAACATCCACGGACCGCGATGAAGTTAGTCGTGTCAGCTTCGACTCCGAGATCCGGTATTTATAGATGTCCGGAGTTCCTCCTGTTGATGAGGAGAGGAGAAACTGATCACCGTCAGGCAAGAAATCTCCGGCCAGATTGGTCCCTTTGGCAGAAAAAAGAACCCGCTCCGAGCGCTTTCTGAAATCGAGGAGGTATATCTCCCATTGCCTGTTTCTCTCGGAGGAGTACACAAGTCTTGAAGCGTCTCTCGTCCAGCGGGGACTGAGCAAAACCGTACCCTTAACCCCAGGCCTGTATGCCCTTTGTCCGTCCCAGTCGGCGATGGTAAGTTCGTCGTGAGAACCGTATCTCGTAACATAGGCAATCCTTGACCTGAAGATCCCGGGCTGACCGGTTATCTGCCGGTAGATGTCATTTGCTATCGTATGGGCGAGGGGACGCGTCAGTGAGGCATCGGTCTGGTATGCCTTCCTGAATATCTCCTGGCCTTCCATCACATCGTAGAGCGATACGATGGTCGTCTTCTCTTTGTCCCCGGTCACGATGCCTTTTACAACAATCTCGGCTCCGAGGACCGACCAGTTCCTGACTTGAAAGGGTTGGGAAGGGCCTTCGATAAAGGCGCTTCTGTCGAGGGGTTGAAAGAGGCCGCTGAAATCAAGGTCATCCCTGATAATATCGGATATCTCCCTGCCGGACTGTCCAGAAAACT
This DNA window, taken from Thermodesulfovibrionales bacterium, encodes the following:
- a CDS encoding DUF72 domain-containing protein; translation: MSETYIGCNGFHYGDWKGNFYPSDLPQRKWLDYYCTVLKTVELNVTFYRLPLARTFERNSS
- a CDS encoding 4Fe-4S binding protein, whose translation is MKINRSYVRKMRYAIQWATFFMVTYAGCRFLFFARDLGNGMLPSVSRPSSVEGFMPIGALMSLKLWLAEGIFDPVHPAALTIFIGAILLAVILKKSFCSWICPVGALSEAVWKGGAKLFGKNVIVPRYIDYPLRSVKYLLTAFFVYIIVVKMSPSDIRGFLDTPYWKVSDIKLLKFFTEMSLTTQVTLLSLSALSLFYKNFWCRYLCPYGGFLGLMSVLSPVKIRRDEKACIHCGLCAKNCPALLPVDRKETIRSPECTGCLTCVSYCPAKGALDETVIGGRTVHPSVYAALVVAVFFGLILLSHVTGHWHSSVSPEELLSLVPVVDNLTHP
- a CDS encoding SoxR reducing system RseC family protein, coding for MKSSIPETGRVITLEGNMAIVMLQGGESCRGCGAGRIGLCGGAGHMSLLTAKNTAGAAIGDVVTVGISQETQVKGFLFAFIIPFVSLLAGSAIGYVIGRGHSLEVITGFASLLVSSWFFLKKLRNLDRSQTMVVKEIVSEYRFTPEWKTEEEQRFEGFEAKGC
- a CDS encoding PilZ domain-containing protein — translated: MPEADERNRRQYFRIDVYVPLAVRILPERHKGCLGCHTHLRTQRHGMVEALKEVRVNISEGGIQFVWNRPFQPSDYVEVTMRFRDIQDDLVVLCGEVVRTQHVRGNLYSVALKFPCRARAMKRIISMFVMHKEREYRARKIVGNL
- the moaC gene encoding cyclic pyranopterin monophosphate synthase MoaC yields the protein MKMLSHLDDKGKARMVDVSEKAVTQREAVARGSVFMMPDTLRLIADKAAPKGDVIGTARIAGMMAAKKTAELIPMCHPLSITSVAVEIAIDEKRHAVDIESTVRTVGRTGVEMEALTAVSVAALTVYDMCKAVDREMKISDIMLIEKRGGKSGEYKRS
- the moaA gene encoding GTP 3',8-cyclase MoaA → MELKDRFDRTIDYLRISITDRCNLRCVYCMPQSGVRLLEHKDILTYEEIVRVVGIAATLGVRKIRITGGEPLTRKNVTHLVSSLRAVGGIEDMSLTTNGILLETYARELADAGLSRVNVSLDTFHPDRYREMTGGGEIVQVMRGIEAAERSGLMPLKINMVPVRGLNDDEVEDFATLTLRMPYQVRFIEFMPIGSRDLWNPERYVSTSEIKAIVGRIGPLFPVKVRKTGPARYFRFEGAPGVIGFISALTHHFCAECNRLRITADGKLRPCLFSETEIDLKPALRISPSDREIERLLRLAMEIKPEGHNIPVRNDFGSLKNMSRIGG
- the ybgF gene encoding tol-pal system protein YbgF produces the protein MSKGISGFRFRISGIQPTICSQRSAIILASLSLLFFSGCASTSDLDAMRGDVNQLKRDTFEMKKEVSELRKDMSTVKQLVAGAAKEESFGAIRESQTSLYSQVSDMSKDVQVLRGRFDEYKFFVDKSLKESATEKELLRSQVNNLETRVKELNEKIAKLTGSAAEDKGATEPQGTKEEGEKNREETGRGAKTGGSEISEGGSLKTYEAALNLFKEKKYRESREKFNTFIKKFPNDERADNAQFWIGETYYAEKDFEGAILAYESLIKAYPNSKKMPGALLKQGMSFLELGDKKTAKVIFQKLLDKYPDSKEAETAKKKMSEADKKPAKAKPKY
- the pal gene encoding peptidoglycan-associated lipoprotein Pal; translation: MRRFLVLAVILGMIGSGCAQRKVVTPSEAPQEATEQKAAKEAQEAKKGPEKITEQKMEKVESKEVATKVEEVSGIFDDIHFDYDKYDIKENAKAVLKSVADHLIKSASEKILVEGHCDERGTSEYNLGLGDRRAKATKDYLISLGVPANRIETISYGKEKPLCNEHTEDCWAKNRRAHFVVMKGKK
- the tolB gene encoding Tol-Pal system beta propeller repeat protein TolB, translating into MTRPGLIAQALFTVFVLLVSRAGAKIYIDVTSPAFKKLPIAIAEFSGQSGREISDIIRDDLDFSGLFQPLDRSAFIEGPSQPFQVRNWSVLGAEIVVKGIVTGDKEKTTIVSLYDVMEGQEIFRKAYQTDASLTRPLAHTIANDIYRQITGQPGIFRSRIAYVTRYGSHDELTIADWDGQRAYRPGVKGTVLLSPRWTRDASRLVYSSERNRQWEIYLLDFRKRSERVLFSAKGTNLAGDFLPDGDQFLLSSSTGGTPDIYKYRISESKLTRLTSSRSVDVSPAASPDGSLIAFVSDRQGSPQIFIMGTDGYDIRRLTFSGSYNTSPSWSPKGDRIVFSGRQGGKNQIFTISPDSSHLTQLTDRGNNEDPSFSPDGRFIVFTSDRDGDRAVYVMRANGEAQKRITPKGVRAFGPRWSPNY